Below is a genomic region from Bradyrhizobium sp. 1(2017).
ACCTCGATGCCCAGGATCAGTGGCTTGGCGAACGTCGGTGGATAGCCGAGGAATGCCGGACCAAAATGGATGCCGCCGAGGCCGACAAGAAGGAACAGGCCGGGGCCGGCGATCAGGACGAGCCTCAGCAATCGGTTGCTTACGGGTGGCGTGTCCGCCAATCCTGCCATGATGACCAACAGCCACATGGCCGCAAGAATTGCGCCGCCCTGAAAGGCTCCCCCAGGGTGGTTGGCTCCCGTCCAGAAGACATAGATGCCCACGACGATGCCGACTGGCGGCAACAAGCGAGCCAGAAACGCGAGGATCCCGCGTGGATCCGACCGATGGCGTGGTCCGGGGCGTCCGTCCCAGGCGCGGTCCGATGCAAGCGACCAGACACCTACGATCGCCAGCAGGAGTACGACTTTTTCGAGCATGGTATCCATCGCGCGAAACGCCATGAGCACATTGGTGACGGGATTGGCCAAGCCCGTCGCGGAGGCATTCGCAACCGCCGCCGGCGCGAGCGTGGGTGCAGGTTCGGGCAATTGCAGCACCGCGCTTGCGATCGCCGCCGCGACCGCCGCGGAGAGCGCCGCCGCGCCAAGGCGCACGCCCTTGCCGGGTACTTCCGCCGCAGCCATCACCTCGGTCGCCCGCAGTCGCGCGGCTGCACCCAGCAGCAGCACGCCGCCAAGTCCTCCGCCGATTGCAGCTTCAGTCAAGGCAACATCGACCGCGTCGAGACGCACCCAAATGAGCGCCACTAGGAGCCCGTAAACGATGAAACCCACGGCCGCCGCATAAGTATCGCGGGCTACGATCGTCCAGATTCCCAGCCCCAACACCACGGCCGCGAGCATAATCTCGAGGAACGTTGCGAAGGTCATCTCGTTGGCTCGTCCTGACGCGCAGTGCGCGCGATGAGTTGGGAGACCGTCGCGCCGGCCAGCAGCCCGAGCAGCCAGATGCTGAGGAGCTTCAACCCGTCGCGTACACTTCCAGCCTGCGGGAGAAGCCCCAGCACGACGAGACCCAGGCCGAGATTGTCGGCCTTGGAGAGTGCGTGCAGGCGCGTCAGAGTGTCCGGGAAACGAAGCAGGCCGACCGTGCCAGCGAGAAAAAAGAACGCGCCGGCCGAAACGGCGACAATCGTCATCGTGTCGAGTGCGAAGCTCATCGATCCTCCCCTGACGCGGCCTCGTCAGCTTCAAGATGGGCGCGCCCCTTCTTGACAAAGGCGATGGAAGCGAAGGTGGCGAGAAGTGCGAGCGTTAACGCGACGTCGATTGCTGCGGGCACGCCCGTCACCGTGCCGAGCAGCAGCAAGGCTGCGATACCTCCGGTCCCGATCAACTGCGCTGCCATCATGCGGTCGGCGTCTCCAGGGCCCCGCAGAATGGGCACGAGCCCAAGCGCGACCATCACGAGAATGAAGCCGAGGGCAGCGGTCAGGAACTCAGCCACCGTCGAGCACTCGGGCCAACGCAGCTTCCTCCGCTGCAAGCTGGGCCGCGATAGGCTGCCCGACATCGAGACAGTGGTAGATGAGCTGCTCCTCTTCATCTCCGGTTGGCACAGTACCAGGCAACAGGCTGGTGAGCGTGGCGAACACGTTGCGACGCTCACCACGTGGAAGCTCGGTCGGGTAGAGCACGAACCCCGGGTGCAGGGGCAGCCGCGGATCGAGCGCGCGCCTTGCGACATCTACACTGGCAACGACGGACTCGCAGAAAAAGCGCAACGCTAGTTGTGCCATGGCGATCGGCGAGCGGCGCTGGGTGCCGGGCGCCAGGAGGCGCAGGCTCGTCCAGGTTGCCGCGATAACCGCTGCTGCCGCGGCAGGAAGGTCGACGGGATCGACGCCGGCAAGCACGAGCCAGAGGCAGAGAAACCATACCGCGCGCGATGCTGCGCTCGTCACCGCGGCCGCATGTTCATGGACGCCCCCGGGCATCTGAAACCTCCCTGGTCCATCGAGTCGATTGAAGCGTCATTCGAGCGCCAGTTGCGGCGCCCACCCGGGGACTCTTCCGTCATCACGCCATGACGGCTTCGACGGCTGTCGGCCACGAGTTCCACCAGCATTGCATCGCGCGATCACCTTGCTTGAAGCCTGCACCATGCGCTCTCAGTGGATTCCGGGATATCGGGTGATTGCCTGATCAAGGCCAAGGAATCCCCTAGGAGATTTTCGCCACTATCGGCGGCCTCAATTGGGCCGAGCGACGGGCGTTTGCCTGATTTGGCTCAACGCGGCAGACCACGATTACATCCGCCAGTACCGGGTAGATTTACTGATACCTGGGACCTATTCCTTGGGCAAAAGTACTGGGTGGCGATGCTGAGAACTCCAATCTCGCCCGAATGCTAACCTGTCGCTCTGATGCAGTTGACCGGCCGGGCGAAGCTTGCGGAATTCGAAGGGGTAGTCATGGCTATTGCCGGCGGCCGAACGACACCAAGATCCATGCTCGAGGGGGTGCTCATGGCGGCGCTATCCTCACTCGTGTTGGCAGCCTGCAACCGAGACGCGGGA
It encodes:
- a CDS encoding hydrogenase subunit MbhD domain-containing protein, which translates into the protein MTFATFLEIMLAAVVLGLGIWTIVARDTYAAAVGFIVYGLLVALIWVRLDAVDVALTEAAIGGGLGGVLLLGAAARLRATEVMAAAEVPGKGVRLGAAALSAAVAAAIASAVLQLPEPAPTLAPAAVANASATGLANPVTNVLMAFRAMDTMLEKVVLLLAIVGVWSLASDRAWDGRPGPRHRSDPRGILAFLARLLPPVGIVVGIYVFWTGANHPGGAFQGGAILAAMWLLVIMAGLADTPPVSNRLLRLVLIAGPGLFLLVGLGGIHFGPAFLGYPPTFAKPLILGIEVAMVLTIAATLGLLLAGAPERSTEP
- a CDS encoding monovalent cation/H(+) antiporter subunit G, with protein sequence MSFALDTMTIVAVSAGAFFFLAGTVGLLRFPDTLTRLHALSKADNLGLGLVVLGLLPQAGSVRDGLKLLSIWLLGLLAGATVSQLIARTARQDEPTR
- a CDS encoding monovalent cation/H+ antiporter complex subunit F, whose protein sequence is MAEFLTAALGFILVMVALGLVPILRGPGDADRMMAAQLIGTGGIAALLLLGTVTGVPAAIDVALTLALLATFASIAFVKKGRAHLEADEAASGEDR
- a CDS encoding Na+/H+ antiporter subunit E, with translation MPGGVHEHAAAVTSAASRAVWFLCLWLVLAGVDPVDLPAAAAAVIAATWTSLRLLAPGTQRRSPIAMAQLALRFFCESVVASVDVARRALDPRLPLHPGFVLYPTELPRGERRNVFATLTSLLPGTVPTGDEEEQLIYHCLDVGQPIAAQLAAEEAALARVLDGG